The Lycium ferocissimum isolate CSIRO_LF1 chromosome 8, AGI_CSIRO_Lferr_CH_V1, whole genome shotgun sequence DNA segment ATCTACTTTatatcgcaaagttgaggggtatatttgcacctttgccctttAATAAATACACtgtttcttcaacttcccacttgTTTCTTGCTCCTTTAATTTTATAAGACTCAAAAGAAGTTAAAGTCACCAAGCATTAACCATTAATCACGGGTCAAAttaatatacaaaccataagaAGGGGTTGTTGTGAAATGTGAACCACGTAAAGTATAGGTAACAGCATACACTTGACTTGATGTTCGCACGTGATATCTGAACTAATACAAATCTCATGTTTTTCACACACCAACAGTTCTAAATTGAAATTTATGAAGGAAATATGATCTAAAATAATCCGCATGCATTAACTAAATGACACCAAAAATGTAAAACAATCATCAAGTATATATCACACTAGTGAACTTGTCCGTGCTTCGCGCGGTCTTATGAGGTATATATAATAGTACAGTttataaaagaatatataatcaagctagaagaaataaccAGACAAAATAAATTTCTAGTAAATAAATGAATCACAAAAAAGAGTTATCGCAAGTAGAGCTAATTAAAAAGTCCGTTCGCAAAGACATATATCACTCAAAAATCAATTACCATGTCAtcttgtaattatttttatgaaatatctttaaattttttaaaaagattaacTAAATATGCATTCCACTTGGTATTTTTTAGCAATATTCCATTAAACTTTTCTCCCGTTTTTGTAAAACCATTTGCTCTCCAATTGAGGTCCCAAAACCTATTTGTTTcaacaacatgaaataaatcaatgtttttttaaatatagctgcaaaacaaaaaaaaggattaTCATTGTAATAAAGTATTGGAAAGTAGACCCAGAGAATAAACGTAACTCTATACAAATCTTTCTTGTTTAGTTCCAGTAAGTTATTGATCCCTTTTTTACCGTATCCTACTGGTAACCTAAATTTGTTCATGTTATTGAGAacaacattttatatattttttgtataaaattatttgatatttttatccCGTGAGGGCTAGGCCGCTGCTCAAAACATCCTTAAATGCTAGCAATCATTCATCGAACAACTCTTAAAAATAGacacaaaaaaataactttttattataacaaaaataaaagtaaatacATAATGTAAGTAAATTAAGCTGACATCACACCAAAATAGAAGGaacattaaaaaaatgtcaataatacaaaaacaaaGTTACCAGCAGGTTACCTGCTCATTGTTAGAAACAAAGACCAATATTAAGAGAAAATTAATTAGAGAAGCAATAATAATAAATGCCCATGCATAAGAAAGCTTTAAGAAGAGACCATAGGAGCTTCTACTACTATGTATAACCAAGAATCACACTTAAGTAAACCAAATCACTCGCGAGTAACAACAATTTTGGAAGAACATTGACTTTAAAGAAAGTATATAATACTCACAGGCAAATCCTAAGAACCAACCAATATGATTTAGTTCTATCAACGTCCGAAGAGATACATCTCAATATctatctctctcttttttttcttttcttttttctttttttttttgcttttccatATATAAAATGGCATTATTGGTTTAGGTGAGAATTGTGAGGTAAAAGAATGAACTTCGAGTTGTGTGATATAGAAAAGCATAGAAGACTCCGAATATTGTTACCAATCTCCCCTGAAAAATTCAATAACGCTGCTCCACCACCTCTGCTTAAAACAAATGATCTTTTATATAATTCTAGGTAGTATTGCATGTAGTGTAGGTTTAGCCATTTTAGAATCATCAATGATTAGTTAAAAAACATAAAGAAATTTCACTAATTACCATAACTGATCAACATCCAAAAccataaaatattaattaacaAAATAGTATACtataaagaagaaaaggaatcAAAACTAATTTCGTctaaattataaaattaaataaaaactaaTTACCTAACATCAGGTCTACAATTAACCAAGTCCATATCAACAGATGCATTCAGGTGGCATTTTAAAAGGTGTGCGGGAGTTAAATTTGAACAcggggatatatatatatatatatatataggctgcGTACATAGAACCTGAAGGGTGAAGCCTAAATATCTTCACTAAGAGATTAAGAAGTTACAACAGGAGAAAAATGGAGGTTTCTAAGTGAGAAAAAATTCTGAACAATATATAGCGAAACAAATAGCCTCAAATTGGTGGGACaaggcacgatctaagaagttaAAAGCTGATGGTGGGTTTTCGATTCTCCATTAGTATATACAATAATGAACAATGTATGCAGTAACTTATACCCAGCACACTATATATGTTGAATTATTACCGTGATGTATCTTTTGAAACGGTTTCTTAGCCTTTCCTTTTTCATTATGAAGCTGCAATTAATAcctcattttttaatttaaaagtgaTATAGTGTTgtattaaaatgagaaaaaacccaaaaatctgaaaatttagATAAATAGTGATCCTGGCTTGTGAGAGTATCACGTCACCATTTTCATTCCCAACTTTacattatatatagattaaatATAGTATATGTTACATACAGTCTAGCTATGTATGAAATAATCACACATACTGCTTATCTTTTTACAATCTCAAACAATCTATCTGTAACCAAAAAGAAAACGCACATGAGGTGGGAGTCCTATCCCTCGTATAAACGAATGAATAGTGTCCAGATAGGATATATATGTCCAATACAGAGAAGAATCTAGAATCTAGAGTCATCAGCGAATTCAGCATGCCGAAAATAATGAATTCATTTGAACTAACAGAACCCGCCCTAAATTCACGATTTGGACCAATATTCAATTATTCACAACAAGAAATCAACTATAGGAGTTGCCTTCTTCAACTTGAACTCTAAATCATTCTCTAATGGGGTCAAGTTCAGATCCAAACAGAAAACTCTTGGACTATTTGATGATTTCTTCACAACATGAGGAactttaatattattattttcagtCATCATACCTCTATGCCTTCTCATATGTCCACCTAAAGCTTGTCCTATAGGAAATTCAAGCCCACAAATGGAACACTCATGGGTTTTTGGTTTAGGAGGAGAAGTTGGCAAATGAAAGTTCAATTCTCCCATTAATCTTGGCTTCTTGTGGCTTGCTCGATGACCGCCAAGTgcttgaaatgaagaaaattgtCTATTGCAAGTTTTACACTCGAAA contains these protein-coding regions:
- the LOC132066860 gene encoding zinc finger protein ZAT11-like yields the protein MVVLPMKRERESEFDSITTMANYLMLFSCQENHFDTIMNNSPSRVFECKTCNRQFSSFQALGGHRASHKKPRLMGELNFHLPTSPPKPKTHECSICGLEFPIGQALGGHMRRHRGMMTENNNIKVPHVVKKSSNSPRVFCLDLNLTPLENDLEFKLKKATPIVDFLL